From Hydractinia symbiolongicarpus strain clone_291-10 chromosome 12, HSymV2.1, whole genome shotgun sequence, one genomic window encodes:
- the LOC130621987 gene encoding zygotic DNA replication licensing factor mcm6-like has protein sequence MDVADVTSGASRVRDELGERCQKLFQDFLEEFTVDGEIKYLSEAQELIRPERNTLSVSFQDVQTYKSELATIIQEEYFRVYPYLCRAVRNFARDRGEVPLSKEFYASFIELPTRHKIRELSTIKIGSLLRISGQVVRTHPVHPELVSGTFICLDCQTVTKDVEQQFKYTQPNVCRNPVCQNRRNFQLDIDKSRFVDFQKVRIQETQTELPRGSIPRSVEIIVRAEAVEQAQAGDKCDFTGTLVVVPDVAQINMPGSKAETRAGRGNKAGGDIEGVRGLKSLGVRDLTYRLAFLACSVTATNPRFGGKDLSSEELSAEAIKKQMTEQEWHKIYEMSQDKNLYHNLVNSMFPTIHGNDEVKRGVLLMLFGGVPKTTAEGTTLRGDINVCVVGDPSTAKSQFLKQVEHFSPRAVYTSGKASSAAGLTAAVVKDEESNEFVIEAGALMLADNGVCCIDEFDKMDPKDQVAIHEAMEQQTISITKAGVKATLNARTSILAAANPIGGRYDRTKSLKQNITLSAPIMSRFDLFFILVDECNEVTDYAIARRIVELHSRNEESIERVYSVDEIQRYLTFARLFKPVISKEAQNYMVSQYKVLRQRDSSGVAKSSWRITVRQLESMIRLSESLTRLHCQDTVTPKHVKEAFRLLNKSIIRVETPDVQFDADEEEEREELNDSENLTNGDANEEQAPSPSKPTKRKVKLNYEKYRSIANTLVLFMRQEEDKPITSSETGLRREDVCNWYLREIEKDIETEVELEEQTYLINKVIDHLINEDNVLLALKEPNLTGEKFQPADENESNPYLVVHPNYVIDQ, from the exons ATGGATGTTGCTGATGTAACCTCAGGAGCTTCAAGGGTCAGAGATGAGCTTGGGGAAAGATGCCAAAAACTATTTCAAGATTTCCTTGAGGA atttACAGTTGATGGTGAGATTAAATACCTTTCAGAAGCTCAAGAGCTGATCCGGCCAGAGCGAAATACACTATCTGTTAGTTTCCAAGATGTACAAACCTACAAATCAGAACTTGCTACCATTATCCAGGAAGAATATTTTAG AGTTTATCCATACTTGTGCAGAGCAGTCCGAAATTTTGCAAGAGATCGTGGAGAAGTCCCTTTATCAAAAGAATTTTATGCCAGTTTTATTGAGTTACCAACAAGACACAA AATTCGTGAATTATCCACTATAAAAATTGGATCATTGTTGCGCATTAGCGGTCAGGTTGTCAGGACTCACCCAGTCCATCCTGAGCTTGTTAGTGGTACTTTTATCTGCTTGGATTGTCAAACCGTCACTAAAGATGTGGAGCAACAATTTAAATATACACAG ccAAATGTATGCCGTAATCCAGTTTGCCAAAATCGTCGAAATTTTCAACTTGATATAGACAAGTCACGATTTGTTGATTTTCAAAAAGTTCGAATTCAGGAGACCCAGACTGAGCTACCACGTGGTAGCATTCCCAGGAG TGTTGAGATTATTGTTCGCGCTGAAGCAGTAGAACAAGCGCAAGCTGGTGACAAGTGCGACTTTACTGGAACGCTTGTTGTTGTTCCAGATGTGGCACAAATAAATATGCCGGGATCTAAAGCTGAAACACGTGCAGGCCGTGGCAACAAAGCAGGAG GTGATATTGAGGGCGTACGAGGCCTAAAATCACTCGGTGTGCGTGATTTGACATACCGTTTGGCATTCTTAGCATGCAGTGTCACGGCCACAAACCCTCGTTTTGGAGGGAAGGACTTATCTTCTGAAGAACTAAGTGCAGAAGCAATTAAAAAGCAAATGACAGAACAGGAATGGCATAAAATATATGAAATGAGTCAAGACAAAAATCTGTACCACAATCTTGTTAACAGCATGTTCCCTACTATACATG gtaaCGATGAAGTTAAAAGAGGTGTTTTATTAATGTTGTTTGGTGGTGTTCCGAAAACAACAGCAGAAGGTACAACGTTGCGTGGTGACATCAATGTATGTGTTGTGGGAGATCCTAGCACAGCGAAAAGTCAGTTCTTAAA GCAAGTGGAACACTTTTCACCTCGTGCGGTATACACATCTGGTAAAGCAAGTTCAGCTGCTGGTTTAACAGCTGCTGTTGTAAAAGATGAAGAATCAAATGAATTTGTCATTGAAGCTGGTGCTCTTATGTTGGCTGATAAC GGTGTATGTTGTATAGACGAGTTTGATAAAATGGATCCCAAAGATCAAGTTGCTATTCACGAAGCCATGGAACAACAGACGATATCAATCACAAAGGCTGGTGTAAAG GCTACATTGAACGCGCGAACATCAATATTAGCTGCAGCAAATCCCATTGGTGGGAGATACGATCGCACGAAATCACTTAAGCAAAACATTACACTATCAGCTCCCATCATGTCGCGTTTTGATTTGTTCTTCATATTGGTGGACGAATGCAACGAAGTGACCGATTATGCCATTGCACGACGTATTGTTGAACTGCACAGTCGTAATGAAGAATCCATTGAACGTGTTTATTCTGTAGATGAAATTCAACGTTATCTCACGTTTGCAAGATTATTTAAGCCCGTGATCTCAAAAGAAGCCCAAAATTACATGGTGTCTCAATATAAAGTGCTCAGACAGAGGGATAGCTCAGGTGTTGCAAAATCCTCCTGGAGAATCACTGTGAGACAGCTCGAAAGCATGATTCGCTTGTCAGAGTCACTGACCAGATTGCATTGTCAGGACACAGTCACACCAAAACACGTAAAGGAAGCCTTTAGATTATTGAACAAGTCAATTATACGTGTGGAAACACCCGATGTTCAATTCGATGCAGATGAGGAGGAAGAACGAG aAGAACTTAATGATTCTGAAAATCTTACAAACGGCGATGCAAACGAAGAGCAAGCTCCTTCCCCTTCAAAACCTACGAAGAGGAAAGTGAAACTAAATTACGAGAAGTATCGAAGTATAGCAAATACATTGGTCCTTTTTATGAGACAGGAAGAAGATAAACCAATCACTAGTA GCGAAACTGGATTACGTCGCGAAGATGTATGCAATTGGTATCTGAGAGAAATTGAAAAAGATATTGAAACGGAAGTAGAATTGGAAGAGCAAACCTATTTGATTAATAAAGTGATTGATCACCTAATTAACGAG GACAATGTTTTATTAGCACTGAAGGAACCTAATCTAACTGGAGAAAAATTTCAACCAGCTGATGAAAATGAGAGTAATCCATACTTAGTTGTTCACCCTAATTATGTGATTGACCAATag
- the LOC130621719 gene encoding uncharacterized protein LOC130621719 → MSDQGEIKEEADGGKLMHSFTEEWVKKHRPFRNPIACGMTSGRVLITVLIVALLVICLVVIVGVMVYHRITLNYESNIAQINNLKAEYARLQYSVNRKIASARSVQTTRKTRPPKTALAHKPVILLDLCGNDELITTDPNRPIHNWKKKIHNGDIEFQKNFFIRIQTPGIYQVQVQMFFYKNEEYFRKANMNITTLDFHIKKGRSTVLARKTVPLTECKKQCVRSISRIFVLEKKAQLSIQSDISCQFKMLHAASHFTVHKL, encoded by the exons atgtcagaTCAAGGAGAAATAAAAGAGGAAGCTGATGGTGGAAAGTTAATGCATTCTTTTACAGAAGAATGGGTGAAAAAACATCGCCCGTTCCGCAACCCAATAGCGTGCGGTATGACATCAGGGCGGGTCTTGATAACTGTTTTAATAGTGGCGTTGTTAGTAATCTGTCTGGTTGTCATTGTGGGCGTCATGGTGTATCATCGTATTACTTTAAATTATGAATCTAACATTGCCCAAATCAATAATTTGAAAGCTGAATATGCAAGACTGCAGTACTCAGTCAATCGCAAGATAGCTTCAGCAAGATCTGTTCAGACGACGAGAAAAACTCGACCGCCCAAAACCGCCTTAGCACAT aaaCCCGTCATATTGTTGGATTTATGCGGAAATGACGAGTTAATTACTACGGATCCTA ATCGTCCAATCCACAActggaagaaaaaaattcataatggTGATATTGAAttccaaaagaatttttttattcgcATCCAAACACCCGGAATTTACCAGGTGCAAGTTCAA ATGTTTTTCTACAAAAACGAAGAATATTTTCGCAAAGCAAATATGAACATCACAACATTGGATTTCCACATCAAGAAGGGAAGATCAACTGTATTAGCAAGAAAAACGGTTCCATTGACAGAGTGTAAGAAACAATGTGTTAGAAGCATCTCAAGAATTTTCGTGTTGGAGAAGAAAGCTCAGTTGTCGATACAATCTGATATAAGCTGTCAATTCAAAATGTTGCACGCCGCATCTCATTTTACGGTGCACaaactttaa
- the LOC130621718 gene encoding ankyrin repeat and zinc finger domain-containing protein 1-like isoform X2, translating into MKSMKIIQKLLPLPSCSSVFDQSAKKLTNGMKLYEGLKQGKLMLPENEFMVNSENLEVLPIQDDVMHAGMQCSICKVKFDNNLLQREHYKLDWHRFNAKQKLLAKRPISEEEFNYQISGELSSISGSDSESDDDMEPVSLKREDSIDISEDVTNCTASSLFFGKHPLKFFFQSEEGKLIALYRNVVSNAQKINDADSSNEILGLASDIWIYLMFSTGHFAGAVYERNKIIAHKTFHRYTVRAKRGTAQSLQDKKQGHTSKSAGASIRRYNEAALTQEVQSLLSSWSRHFQQADKIFYKCSTYNSHILFFNKDIITKDDGRCCKISLNTRRPTLNETKRIHSLFTTIENYGPVESIEKLLDKYITEEEEKTTRIKNNLNNVNINSDFEHRVKTENEETTEEKKKNKKKVLKSKKDTSHVDSKTKETIGVETYVETDDKTGDTLLHRAAKSRSKEIISLLLQNGCDPCERNKEGKVPYDVAADKSTRNEFRRFMAKYPEKYDYKKAKIPSPLSEEQEDEQRRKNAEKKKSQNKARKDKLKAKKAEEMQQILVEKEQKAFEGLSDREKRAVMAERRFASQLTNSLRCSNCRKEISEKEAFERYEYKYCSTDCVHSHKMLIGK; encoded by the exons ATGAAGAGCATGAAAATTATACAGAAGTTGTTACCATTGCCAAGCTGTTCAAGTGTATTTGAccagtcagcaaaaaaacttaCCAATGGCATGAAATTATATGAAGGTTTAAAACAAGGAAAATTAATGCTACCAGAGAATGAATTTATGGTAAATAGTGAAAACCTAG aggTCTTACCAATTCAAGATGATGTGATGCATGCTGGGATGCAATGTTCAATTTGCAAAGTGAAATTTGATAATAATTTATTACAG aGAGAACATTACAAACTTGACTGGCATAGATTCAATGCTAAACAAAAACTGCTAGCAAAGCGACCCATCAGTGAAGAAGAATTTAATTACCAAATATCTG GTGAATTATCAAGTATATCGGGGTCAGATTCGGAAAGTGATGATGACATGGAACCTGTATCTCTCAAGCGAGAAGACAGCATAGATATTTCAGAAGATGTCACCAACTGTACTGCATCCAGCCTATTTTTTGGAAAACATcctctgaaatttttttttcagagcgAGGAAGGAAAGCTGATTGCACTGTACCGGAATGTTGTAAGCAATGCACAG aaAATTAATGATGCTGATAGCAGTAATGAAATTTTGGGACTTGCTTCCGATATATGGATTTACTTGATGTTTTCTACTGGACACTTTGCTGGTGCTGTTTATGAAAG aaataaaatcatAGCACATAAAACATTTCACCGTTACACAGTGAGAGCAAAGCGAGGTACGGCACAAAGTTTGCAAGACAAAAAACAAGGCCATACATCAAA atCTGCAGGTGCATCGATAAGACGGTACAATGAAGCTGCTTTAACACAG GAAGTTCAATCTCTTTTGTCATCTTGGTCAAGACATTTTCAGCAAGcggataaaatattttacaaatgcTCAACGTACAATTCACACATcttgttttttaacaaagacATTATTACAAAAG ATGATGGGAGATGCTGCAAGATTTCACTGAACACTAGAAGACCAACACTTAATGAAACGAAAAGAATTCATTCATTGTTTACCACCATTGAAAATTATG GCCCAGTTGAATCTATTGAAAAGTTATTAGATAAATACATAACAGAAGAAGAGGAAAAAACGACACGaataaaaaacaacttgaaTAATGTTAATATAAATTCTGATTTTGAACATAGAGTGAAGACAGAAAATGAAGAAACAAcagaagaaaagaagaagaataaaaagaaagttttaaaatcgAAAAAAGACACTTCTCATGTTGATAGTAAAACGAAAGAAACGATTGGTGTCGAAACATACGTGGAAACAGATG ATAAAACTGGTGATACCCTACTGCATAGAGCTGCGAAAAGTCGTAGTAAAGAAATTATTTCGTTGCTTCTACAAAATGGTTGCGACCCTTGTGAACG AAACAAAGAGGGGAAGGTACCATATGATGTTGCTGCTGATAAGAGTACAAGAAATGAATTCAGAAGATTTATGGCTAAATATCCTGAAAAATATGATTACAAAAAAGCAAAG ATTCCAAGTCCATTGAGTGAAGAACAAGAAGATgaacaaagaagaaaaaatgccGAAAAAAAGAAATCTCAAAATAAAGCAAGAAAAGATAAACTAAAA gcGAAGAAGGCTGAGGAGATGCAACAAATATTAGTAGAGAAAGAACAAAAAGCATTTGAAGGCCTGTCTGATCGAGAGAAG AGAGCAGTGATGGCTGAACGAAGGTTCGCATCTCAGCTGACAAACTCTCTTAG ATGTTCAAATTGTCGAAAAGAGATTTCAGAGAAGGAAGCATTTGAAAGATACGAATACAAATACTGCAGTACGGATTGTGTTCATTCTCATAAAATGTTGATAgggaaataa
- the LOC130621718 gene encoding ankyrin repeat and zinc finger domain-containing protein 1-like isoform X1, translated as MKSMKIIQKLLPLPSCSSVFDQSAKKLTNGMKLYEGLKQGKLMLPENEFMVNSENLEVLPIQDDVMHAGMQCSICKVKFDNNLLQREHYKLDWHRFNAKQKLLAKRPISEEEFNYQISGELSSISGSDSESDDDMEPVSLKREDSIDISEDVTNCTASSLFFGKHPLKFFFQSEEGKLIALYRNVVSNAQKINDADSSNEILGLASDIWIYLMFSTGHFAGAVYERNKIIAHKTFHRYTVRAKRGTAQSLQDKKQGHTSKSAGASIRRYNEAALTQEVQSLLSSWSRHFQQADKIFYKCSTYNSHILFFNKDIITKDDGRCCKISLNTRRPTLNETKRIHSLFTTIENYGPVESIEKLLDKYITEEEEKTTRIKNNLNNVNINSDFEHRVKTENEETTEEKKKNKKKVLKSKKDTSHVDSKTKETIGVETYVETDENKLLWYQLYEYCICSDLEKLRGFFYCEDKNKERTTSTEDDTRDKSSNETTSNDLLDITRKKRFMSENYMNFCSDKTGDTLLHRAAKSRSKEIISLLLQNGCDPCERNKEGKVPYDVAADKSTRNEFRRFMAKYPEKYDYKKAKIPSPLSEEQEDEQRRKNAEKKKSQNKARKDKLKAKKAEEMQQILVEKEQKAFEGLSDREKRAVMAERRFASQLTNSLRCSNCRKEISEKEAFERYEYKYCSTDCVHSHKMLIGK; from the exons ATGAAGAGCATGAAAATTATACAGAAGTTGTTACCATTGCCAAGCTGTTCAAGTGTATTTGAccagtcagcaaaaaaacttaCCAATGGCATGAAATTATATGAAGGTTTAAAACAAGGAAAATTAATGCTACCAGAGAATGAATTTATGGTAAATAGTGAAAACCTAG aggTCTTACCAATTCAAGATGATGTGATGCATGCTGGGATGCAATGTTCAATTTGCAAAGTGAAATTTGATAATAATTTATTACAG aGAGAACATTACAAACTTGACTGGCATAGATTCAATGCTAAACAAAAACTGCTAGCAAAGCGACCCATCAGTGAAGAAGAATTTAATTACCAAATATCTG GTGAATTATCAAGTATATCGGGGTCAGATTCGGAAAGTGATGATGACATGGAACCTGTATCTCTCAAGCGAGAAGACAGCATAGATATTTCAGAAGATGTCACCAACTGTACTGCATCCAGCCTATTTTTTGGAAAACATcctctgaaatttttttttcagagcgAGGAAGGAAAGCTGATTGCACTGTACCGGAATGTTGTAAGCAATGCACAG aaAATTAATGATGCTGATAGCAGTAATGAAATTTTGGGACTTGCTTCCGATATATGGATTTACTTGATGTTTTCTACTGGACACTTTGCTGGTGCTGTTTATGAAAG aaataaaatcatAGCACATAAAACATTTCACCGTTACACAGTGAGAGCAAAGCGAGGTACGGCACAAAGTTTGCAAGACAAAAAACAAGGCCATACATCAAA atCTGCAGGTGCATCGATAAGACGGTACAATGAAGCTGCTTTAACACAG GAAGTTCAATCTCTTTTGTCATCTTGGTCAAGACATTTTCAGCAAGcggataaaatattttacaaatgcTCAACGTACAATTCACACATcttgttttttaacaaagacATTATTACAAAAG ATGATGGGAGATGCTGCAAGATTTCACTGAACACTAGAAGACCAACACTTAATGAAACGAAAAGAATTCATTCATTGTTTACCACCATTGAAAATTATG GCCCAGTTGAATCTATTGAAAAGTTATTAGATAAATACATAACAGAAGAAGAGGAAAAAACGACACGaataaaaaacaacttgaaTAATGTTAATATAAATTCTGATTTTGAACATAGAGTGAAGACAGAAAATGAAGAAACAAcagaagaaaagaagaagaataaaaagaaagttttaaaatcgAAAAAAGACACTTCTCATGTTGATAGTAAAACGAAAGAAACGATTGGTGTCGAAACATACGTGGAAACAGATG AAAATAAACTACTCTGGTACCAGCTATACGAATACTGTATCTGTAGTGATCTGGAAAAACTGCGTGGCTTCTTTTACTGTGAAGATAAGAATAAAGAAAGAACAACTTCAACGGAGGATGATACAAGAGACAAGTCTTCCAATGAAACCACTTCAAATGATTTGTTAGATATAACTAGAAAGAAAAGGTTTATGAGTGAGAATTACATGAACTTCTGTTCAGATAAAACTGGTGATACCCTACTGCATAGAGCTGCGAAAAGTCGTAGTAAAGAAATTATTTCGTTGCTTCTACAAAATGGTTGCGACCCTTGTGAACG AAACAAAGAGGGGAAGGTACCATATGATGTTGCTGCTGATAAGAGTACAAGAAATGAATTCAGAAGATTTATGGCTAAATATCCTGAAAAATATGATTACAAAAAAGCAAAG ATTCCAAGTCCATTGAGTGAAGAACAAGAAGATgaacaaagaagaaaaaatgccGAAAAAAAGAAATCTCAAAATAAAGCAAGAAAAGATAAACTAAAA gcGAAGAAGGCTGAGGAGATGCAACAAATATTAGTAGAGAAAGAACAAAAAGCATTTGAAGGCCTGTCTGATCGAGAGAAG AGAGCAGTGATGGCTGAACGAAGGTTCGCATCTCAGCTGACAAACTCTCTTAG ATGTTCAAATTGTCGAAAAGAGATTTCAGAGAAGGAAGCATTTGAAAGATACGAATACAAATACTGCAGTACGGATTGTGTTCATTCTCATAAAATGTTGATAgggaaataa